A region from the Medicago truncatula cultivar Jemalong A17 chromosome 6, MtrunA17r5.0-ANR, whole genome shotgun sequence genome encodes:
- the LOC11424098 gene encoding putative germin-like protein 2-1 isoform X2, with product MKSIYLFFTAFLALASCAFAFDPSPLQDFCVAINDTKTGVFVNGKFCKNPKLATPNDFFFSVKEGNTSNPLGSKVTPVTVNDILGLNTLGISLARIDFASRGLNPPHTHPRATEILIVLEGTLYVGFVTSNPENRLITKVLNKGDVFVFPIGLIHFQLNVGYGNAVAIAGLSSQNPGVITIANAVFGSNPKISSEVLTKAFQVDNNIVDNLQKQFWVDNY from the exons ATGAAGAGTATTTACTTGTTTTTCACAGCCTTCCTAGCATTGGCATCTTGTGCCTTTGCATTTGATCCTAGCCCTCTACAAGACTTTTGTGTGGCTATCAATGACACCAAAACGGGTG TGTTTGTGAACGGCAAATTCTGTAAGAATCCAAAGCTTGCTACACCaaatgatttctttttctcAGTGAAAGAAGGAAACACATCAAATCCACTGGGTTCAAAAGTGACACCGGTTACGGTTAATGATATACTAGGACTAAACACTTTAGGTATCTCTCTTGCTCGCATTGACTTCGCATCAAGGGGACTAAATCCCCCACATACTCACCCTAGAGCCACTGAGATTCTTATAGTGTTGGAGGGTACTCTCTATGTCGGGTTTGTTACTTCTAATCCAGAAAACCGTCTCATCACAAAAGTACTGAACAAAGGAGATGTGTTTGTGTTTCCAATTGGTCTCATTCACTTCCAATTGAATGTGGGATATGGAAATGCAGTTGCTATTGCTGGACTTAGCAGCCAAAATCCTGGTGTAATCACAATTGCTAATGCTGTATTTGGATCTAATCCAAAAATCTCTTCAGAAGTTCTCACCAAAGCTTTTCAAGTTGACAATAATATAGTGGacaat cttcaaaaacaattctGGGTGGACAACTACTAG
- the LOC11424098 gene encoding putative germin-like protein 2-1 isoform X1: MKTSILFVTAFLALASCAFAFDPSPLQDFCVAINDTKNGVFVNGKFCKDPKLATPNDFFFSVKEGNTSNPLGSKVTPVTVNDILGLNTLGISLARIDFASRGLNPPHTHPRATEILIVLEGTLYVGFVTSNPENRLITKVLNKGDVFVFPIGLIHFQLNVGYGNAVAIAGLSSQNPGVITIANAVFGSNPKISSEVLTKAFQVDNNIVDNLQKQFWVDNY; the protein is encoded by the exons ATGAAGACTTCAATCTTGTTTGTGACAGCCTTCTTAGCTTTAGCATCTTGTGCCTTTGCCTTTGATCCCAGCCCTTTACAGGACTTTTGTGTGGCTATCAATGACACCAAGAATGGTG TTTTTGTGAATGGCAAATTTTGCAAGGATCCAAAGCTTGCTACACCaaatgatttctttttctcAGTAAAAGAAGGAAACACATCAAATCCACTGGGTTCAAAAGTGACACCGGTTACAGTTAATGATATACTAGGACTAAACACTTTAGGTATCTCTCTTGCTCGCATTGACTTCGCATCAAGGGGACTAAATCCTCCACATACTCACCCTAGAGCCACTGAGATACTTATAGTGTTAGAGGGTACACTATATGTCGGGTTTGTTACTTCTAATCCAGAAAACCGTCTCATTACAAAAGTACTGAACAAAGGAGATGTGTTTGTGTTTCCAATTGGTCTCATTCACTTCCAATTGAATGTGGGATATGGAAATGCAGTTGCTATTGCTGGACTTAGCAGCCAAAATCCAGGTGTAATCACAATTGCTAATGCTGTATTTGGATCTAATCCAAAAATCTCTTCAGAAGTTCTCACCAAAGCTTTTCAAGTTGACAATAATATAGTGGacaatcttcaaaaacaattctGGGTGGACAACTACTAG
- the LOC11430254 gene encoding DEAD-box ATP-dependent RNA helicase 21: protein MKPAIPKPVFLTKAQREQAALERRHNQVAASHKKELLLRPSDSDRRSYRERDRERERDNRDRERRNRDREREEEDKAREHARSEKLAERKREQDLESIKEQYLGSKKPKKRVIKPSEKFRFSFDWENTEDTSRDRNDLYENPHTAQLLFGRGFIAGMDRREQKKLAAKQEKEMRDQIRKKDGVEEKPEEADAQRRKEEAADAYDAFDMRVDRHWSEKNLEEMQERDWRIFREDYNISYKGSKIPRPIRSWVESKLSQEILKAVEKAGYKTPSPIQMASIPLGLQQRDVIGVAETGSGKTAAFVLPMLSYITRLPPISEENEAEGPYAVVMAPTRELAQQIEDETVKFAQYMGIKVVSIVGGQSIEEQGFKIRQGCEIVIATPGRLIDCLERRYAVLNQCNYVVLDEADRMIDMGFEPQVMGVLDAMPSSNLKPENEDEELDEKRIYRTTYMFSATMPPGVERLARKYLRNPVVVTIGTAGKATDLISQHVIMMKESEKNYNLHRLLDQLNDKTAIVFVNTKKSADFLAKNLEGYRVTTLHGGKSQDQREISLEGFRTKRYNVLVATDVAGRGIDIPDVAHVINYDMPGNIEMYTHRIGRTGRAGKTGVATTFLTLQDTDVFYELKQMLIQSNSPVPHELARHEASKFKPGSIPDRPPRRNDTVFTH from the coding sequence ATGAAACCCGCCATCCCCAAACCAGTTTTCCTCACTAAAGCCCAGCGTGAACAAGCAGCACTGGAACGCCGCCACAATCAAGTCGCCGCCAGTCACAAAAAAGAACTTCTCCTCCGCCCCTCTGATTCCGACCGCCGCAGTTACAGAGAACGTGATAGGGAAAGGGAAAGAGATAACAGAGATCGGGAACGAAGAAACCGCGATAGAGAGCGTGAAGAAGAGGATAAAGCTCGTGAACATGCTCGATCGGAGAAGCTAGCGGAACGAAAACGTGAGCAGGATCTTGAATCGATTAAGGAACAATACCTAGGttcaaaaaaacctaaaaaaaggGTTATTAAACCTAGTGAGAAATTTCGATTTTCATTTGATTGGGAAAATACTGAAGATACTTCACGTGATAGGAATGATCTTTATGAAAACCCTCATACGGCTCAGCTTCTTTTTGGCCGAGGGTTTATCGCTGGAATGGATCGTCGTGAACAGAAGAAGCTTGCGGCAAAGCAGGAGAAAGAGATGAGGGATCAGATTAGGAAGAAGGATGGTGTGGAGGAGAAGCCTGAGGAGGCTGATGCTCAAAGGCGGAAAGAGGAGGCTGCTGATGCTTATGATGCTTTTGATATGAGGGTTGATCGTCATTGGAGTGAGAAGAATCTTGAGGAAATGCAGGAGAGGGATTGGCGTATTTTTAGGGAAGATTATAATATTTCGTATAAGGGTTCAAAGATTCCGAGGCCTATTAGGAGTTGGGTTGAGAGTAAGTTGAGTCAAGAGATTTTGAAGGCTGTGGAGAAGGCTGGTTATAAAACCCCTTCACCGATTCAGATGGCTTCTATTCCGCTTGGACTTCAGCAACGCGATGTTATCGGTGTTGCTGAGACGGGTTCTGGGAAGACTGCTGCGtttgtgctgcctatgttgagTTATATCACTAGGCTGCCGCCTATTAGTGAGGAGAATGAAGCTGAGGGTCCTTATGCTGTTGTTATGGCTCCGACTCGTGAGCTTGCTCAGCAGATTGAGGATGAGACCGTTAAATTTGCTCAGTATATGGGGATTAAAGTTGTTTCCATTGTCGGTGGTCAGTCTATTGAGGAGCAAGGGTTTAAGATAAGACAGGGTTGTGAAATTGTGATTGCGACTCCTGGTCGTTTGATTGATTGCTTGGAGCGTCGCTATGCGGTTCTTAATCAGTGTAAttatgttgttcttgatgaagcGGATCGAATGATTGATATGGGGTTTGAGCCGCAGGTCATGGGTGTGCTGGATGCTATGCCTTCGAGTAATCTCAAACCAGAGAATGAAGATGAGGAGCTTGATGAGAAGAGGATTTATAGGACTACTTATATGTTTAGTGCAACCATGCCTCCTGGTGTGGAGAGGCTTGCTAGAAAGTATTTGAGGAACCCTGTTGTGGTGACTATAGGTACTGCTGGAAAAGCAACTGACTTAATCAGTCAGCATGTGATCATGATGAAGGAATCTGAGAAAAACTATAACCTTCACAGATTGTTGGATCAGCTTAATGACAAGACTGCGATTGTGTTTGTCAACACCAAGAAGAGCGCTGATTTTCTTGCTAAGAATTTGGAAGGGTATCGCGTGACCACTTTGCACGGAGGGAAATCACAGGATCAGAGGGAAATTAGTCTTGAAGGATTTAGGACCAAGAGATATAATGTGCTTGTTGCAACCGATGTTGCTGGACGTGGTATTGACATTCCTGATGTGGCTCATGTTATCAACTATGATATGCCTGGGAATATTGAAATGTACACCCATCGTATTGGGCGTACCGGCCGTGCAGGAAAGACGGGTGTGGCTACAACATTCCTGACTCTTCAGGACACTGATGTCTTTTATGAACTTAAGCAGATGCTCATTCAGAGTAACAGTCCTGTTCCACATGAATTGGCAAGGCATGAAGCTTCCAAATTCAAGCCAGGATCTATTCCCGACAGACCACCTAGGCGAAACGACACTGTTTTTACCCATTAG
- the LOC11425316 gene encoding germin-like protein subfamily 1 member 11 — protein MKTSILFVTAFLALASCAFAFDPSPLQDFCVAINDTKNGVFVNGKFCKDPKLATPNDFFFSVKEGNISNPLGSKVTPVTVNDILGLNTLGISLARIDFASRGLNPPHTHPRATEILIVLEGTLYVGFVTSNPENRLITKVLNKGDVFVFPIGLIHFQLNVGYGNAVAIAGLSSQNPGVITIANAVFGSNPKISSEVLTKAFQVDNNIVDNLQKQFWVDNN, from the exons ATGAAGACTTCAATCTTGTTTGTGACAGCCTTCTTAGCTTTAGCATCTTGTGCCTTTGCCTTTGATCCCAGCCCTTTACAGGACTTTTGTGTGGCTATCAATGACACCAAGAATGGTG TTTTTGTGAATGGCAAATTTTGCAAGGATCCAAAGCTTGCTAcaccaaatgatttttttttctcagtgAAAGAAGGAAACATATCAAATCCACTGGGTTCAAAAGTGACACCGGTTACAGTTAATGATATACTAGGACTAAACACTTTAGGTATCTCTCTTGCTCGCATTGACTTCGCATCTAGGGGACTAAATCCTCCACATACTCACCCTAGAGCCACTGAGATTCTTATAGTGTTGGAGGGTACTCTCTATGTCGGGTTTGTTACTTCTAATCCAGAAAACCGTCTCATTACAAAAGTACTGAACAAAGGAGATGTGTTTGTGTTTCCAATTGGCCTCATTCACTTTCAATTGAATGTTGGGTATGGAAATGCAGTTGCTATTGCTGGACTTAGCAGCCAAAATCCTGGTGTAATCACAATTGCTAATGCTGTATTTGGATCTAATCCAAAAATTTCTTCAGAAGTTCTCACCAAAGCTTTTCAAGTTGACAATAATATAGTGGataatcttcaaaaacaattctGGGTGGACAACAACTAG
- the LOC11424092 gene encoding putative germin-like protein 2-1, whose amino-acid sequence MKSICLFFTTFLAMTSFAFTFDPNPLEDFCVIINDIKTWVLVNGKCYKEPKLVTPDDFFFSIKEENISSQLGSQVTLPTVSEILGLNTLGISFARIDFAPKGLNPPHAHPRAAEILIVLEGTLNVGFVTSNPENRLITKVLNKGDVFVFPIGLIHFQHNMGDGNAVVISGLNSHNSRVITIIKEVFGSNQISSELLTKALQVDNNIVDNLQKQFWLDNN is encoded by the exons ATGAAGAGTATTTGCTTGTTTTTCACAACTTTCTTAGCAATGACATCTTTTGCCTTTACATTTGATCCCAATCCTCTGGAAGACTTTTGTGTGATTATCAACGACATCAAGACTTGGg tGTTGGTGAATGGAAAATGCTACAAAGAACCAAAACTTGTTACACCAGatgatttctttttctcaataaaagaagaaaacataTCAAGTCAACTTGGTTCGCAAGTGACACTACCCACAGTTAGTGAGATATTAGGATTAAATACTCTTGGTATCTCTTTTGCTCGTATTGATTTTGCACCAAAGGGTCTAAATCCTCCACATGCTCACCCTAGAGCAGCTGAGATACTTATAGTGTTGGAGGGTACTCTCAATGTCGGTTTTGTTACTTCTAACCCAGAAAACCGTCTCATTacaaaagttcttaacaaaggAGATGTCTTTGTGTTTCCAATTGGTCTTATTCACTTCCAACATAATATGGGGGATGGAAATGCGGTTGTCATTTCTGGACTTAACAGCCATAATTCAAGAGTTATCACTATTATTAAGGAGGTATTTGGGTctaatcaaatttcttcagaacTTCTCACCAAGGCTCTTCAAGTGGACAATAACATAGTTGACAATCTTCAGAAACAATTCTGGTTGGACAACAATTAG
- the LOC11433956 gene encoding putative germin-like protein 2-1 has product MKTTYLFVTAFLALASCAFAFDPSPLQDFCVAINDTKNGVFVNGKVCKDPKLATPNDFFFSVKEGNTSNPLGSKVTPVTVNDILGLNTLGISLARIDFASRGLNPPHTHPRATEILIVLEGTLYVGFVTSNPENRLITKVLNKGDVFVFPIGLIHFQLNVGYGNAVAIAGLSSQNPGVITIANAVFGSNPKISSEVLTKAFQVDNNIVDNLQKQFWVDNN; this is encoded by the exons atgaagacTACTTACTTGTTTGTGACAGCCTTCTTGGCCTTAGCATCATGTGCCTTTGCCTTTGATCCCAGCCCTCTACAAGACTTTTGTGTGGCTATCAATGACACCAAGAATGGTG TTTTTGTGAATGGCAAAGTCTGCAAGGATCCAAAGCTTGCTACACCaaatgatttctttttctcAGTAAAAGAAGGAAACACATCAAATCCACTGGGTTCAAAAGTGACACCGGTTACAGTTAATGATATACTAGGACTAAACACTTTAGGTATCTCTCTTGCTCGCATTGACTTCGCATCTAGGGGACTAAATCCTCCACATACTCACCCTAGAGCCACTGAGATACTTATAGTGTTAGAGGGTACACTATATGTCGGGTTTGTTACTTCTAATCCAGAAAACCGTCTCATAACAAAAGTACTAAACAAAGGAGATGTGTTTGTGTTTCCAATTGGTCTCATTCACTTCCAATTGAATGTGGGATATGGAAATGCAGTTGCTATTGCTGGACTTAGCAGCCAAAATCCTGGTGTAATCACAATTGCTAATGCTGTATTTGGATCTAATCCAAAAATCTCTTCAGAAGTTCTCACCAAAGCTTTTCAAGTTGACAATAATATAGTGGacaatcttcaaaaacaattctGGGTGGACAACAACTAG
- the LOC11429372 gene encoding germin-like protein subfamily 1 member 15 has translation MKSTYLFFTTFLAMTSFAFALDLSPLQDFCVATNDIKTGVLVNGQYCKDPKLVTADDFFFSVKEGVVSSPVGTQVTLVTVNEILGLNTLGVSLARIDFAPKGINPPHTHPRATEILMVLDGTLNVGFYTSNQESSTPITKDLNKGDVFVFPIGLIHFEHNTGDGNAVAISGFSSQNPGIIRIIKDTFEFNPKNYSELLTKAFQMDNNIHT, from the exons ATGAAGAGTACTTACTTGTTTTTCACAACTTTCTTAGCAATGACATCTTTTGCCTTTGCATTAGATCTCAGTCCTCTGCAAGATTTTTGTGTGGCTACCAACGACATCAAGACGGGcg TGTTGGTGAACGGACAATACTGCAAAGATCCAAAACTTGTTACAGCAGATGATTTCTTTTTCTCAGTAAAAGAAGGAGTTGTATCGAGTCCAGTTGGTACTCAAGTGACATTAGTCACAGTTAATGAGATATTAGGATTAAACACTCTTGGTGTCTCTCTTGCTCGTATTGACTTTGCACCTAAGGGTATAAATCCtccacacactcaccctagagcCACTGAGATACTTATGGTGTTAGATGGTACTCTCAATGTTGGCTTTTATACTTCTAATCAAGAAAGTAGTACTCCCATTACAAAAGATCTCAACAAAGGAGATGTTTTTGTGTTTCCAATTGGTCTCATTCACTTCGAGCATAATACAGGAGATGGAAATGCGGTTGCAATTTCTGGATTTAGCAGTCAAAATCCAGGAATCATCCGTATTATTAAGGATACATTTGAGTTTAATCCAAAAAATTATTCAGAACTTCTCACCAAGGCTTTTCAAATGGACAATAACATTCATACATAG
- the LOC11421071 gene encoding sirohydrochlorin ferrochelatase, chloroplastic: MLVNSLSLPSNLFTSFSASDIRTNQRWPPLKSSNSLSFSSKSRFLCKSTQNSSGVGPDDAVIIVDHGSRRKESNLMLNEFVEMYRRKTGYQIVEPAHMELAEPSIGDAFQSCVQQGAHRIIISPFFLGPGRHWSQDIPSLSAEAAKQHPGVSYIVTAPLGLHELLVDVVNDRINYCLKHVAGDADECSVCAGTGKCILHQ, from the exons ATGCTTGTGAACTCTCTCTCACTTCCTTCCAATCTCTTCACAAG TTTCTCTGCAAGTGATATCAGAACAAATCAAAGATGGCCACCCTTGAAATCATCAAATTCTCTCAGTTTTTCTTCAAAGTCAAGATTTTTATGTAAAAGCACTCAAAATTCTTCAGGGGTTGGTCCTGATGATGCAGTGATAATTGTGGATCACGGGTCACGTCGAAAAGAGTCCAATCTCATGCTTA ATGAATTTGTGGAGATGTATAGACGTAAAACTGGATACCAGATTGTGGAGCCTGCTCATATG GAACTAGCAGAACCATCAATTGGAGATGCTTTTCAATCTTGCGTTCAGCAAGGTGCACACCGTATTATTATCAGTCCCTTTTTCCTCGGTCCCGGAAGACATTGGAGTCAG GATATACCTTCCTTGAGTGCAGAAGCAGCAAAGCAACACCCTGGTGTGTCATACATTGTTACTGCACCCCTTGGACTCCATGAACTACTTGTG GATGTTGTGAATGATAGGATCAATTATTGCTTAAAGCATGTAGCTGGAGATGCAGATGAGTGTTCAGTTTGTGCTGGGACTGGGAAGTGCATACTTCATCAATAA